In one window of Electrophorus electricus isolate fEleEle1 chromosome 15, fEleEle1.pri, whole genome shotgun sequence DNA:
- the taok1a gene encoding serine/threonine-protein kinase TAO1 isoform X1, which produces MPNAARAGSLKDPEIAELFFKEDPEKLFTDLREIGHGSFGAVYFARDVRTSEVVAIKKMSYSGKQTNEKWQDIIKEVKFLQRIKHPNSIEYKGCYLREHTAWLVMEYCLGSASDVLEVHKKPLQEIEIAAITHGALQGLAYLHSHNMIHRDIKAGNILLTEPGQVKLADFGSASIVSPANSFVGTPYWMAPEVILAMDEGQYDGKVDIWSLGITCIELAERKPPLFNMNAMSALYHIAQNESPTLQSSEWTDYFRNFVDSCLQKLPQDRPSSEELLQHAFLLRQRAESVLMDLIQRTKDVVRELDNLQYRKMKKIFFQEAHNGPTAEVVDEEEEVEPSAGRTGTVNSVGSNQSIPSMSISASSQSSSVNSLPDATEDNKSELELLEGDHTVMSNSSVIHLKPEEESYQEDPEPPSQPTEAQSPPAQTPRRHYRNREHFATIRTASLVTRQIQEHEQDWELREQMSGYKRMRRQHQKQLLALENKLKAEMDEHRLRLDKELENQRSNFTTDMDKLVKKHQASMEKDAKTFTNDEKKFQQHIQSQQKKELSSFLESQKREYKLRKEQLKEELNENQSTPKKEKQEWLSKQKENFQHFQAEEEANLLRRQRQYLELECRRYKRRILINRHNVEQDLVREELNKRQTQKDLEHAMLLRHHESMQELEFRHLSTIQKTRAELIRLQHQTELTNQMEYNKRRERELRRKHVMEVRQQPKSLKSKELQIKKQFQDTCKIQTRQYKALRNHLLENTPKAEHKTMLKRLKEEQTRKLAILAEQYDHSINDMLSTQALRLDEAQEGECKVLRMQLQQELELLNAYQSKIKMQTEAQQDRERRELEQRVSLRRALLEQKIEEEMLALQNERSERIRSLLERQAREIETFDSESMRLGFSNMVLANIAPEALSHSYPGAPASWTPQSTPPHSAPTPGAHWSRSSGSGHHYNSSLGGAPSQQAWAPAVPSVGPPQWTNPSTGPMPKGGGGVGMRNSPQALQRTTSGGHSEQSMSRSTSIGSQISNGSHLSYT; this is translated from the exons GGACCCCGAAAAGCTCTTCACTGACCTGAGAGAGATCGGCCATGGCAGCTTTGGTGCAGTCTACTTT GCACGAGATGTGCGTACCTCTGAGGTGGTGGCCATCAAGAAAATGTCTTACAGTGGAAAACAAACCAATGAG AAATGGCAAGACATAATTAAGGAGGTGAAATTTCTTCAGAGAATAAAGCACCCAAACAGCATTGAATATAAAGGATGCTACCTAAGAGAACACACTGCCTGG CTGGTAATGGAGTATTGTCTGGGCTCTGCCTCGGATGTCTTGGAAG TGCACAAAAAGCCCTTACAAGAAATAGAAATAGCAGCAATTACCCACGGTGCTTTACAGGGGCTTGCGTACCTTCACTCCCACAACATGATTCACAG AGACATCAAGGCTGGGAATATCCTCCTGACCGAGCCTGGCCAAGTGAAGCTGGCTGACTTTGGCTCTGCCTCCATCGTTTCTCCCGCCAACTCTTTTGTGGGAACTCCGTACTG GATGGCCCCGGAGGTCATCTTGGCTATGGATGAGGGTCAGTACGATGGCAAAGTTGACATCTGGTCCTTGGGTATAACATGTATTGAATTGG CGGAAAGAAAACCTCCTCTCTTCAACATGAATGCAATGAGTGCCTTATACCATATAGCACAGAATGAGAGCCCGACCCTGCAGTCAAGTGAATG GACGGATTACTTTAGAAACTTTGTGGACTCCTGTCTTCAGAAATTGCCCCAGGACCGTCCTAGCTCTGAGGAACTGTTGCAA CATGCCTTTCTGCTGCGTCAGCGGGCGGAGTCCGTGCTCATGGACCTGATCCAGCGCACCAAAGATGTTGTCAGAGAGCTGGACAACCTTCAGTACCGCAAGATGAAGAAGATCTTCTTCCAGGAGGCTCATAATGGGCCCACAGCAGAGGtggtggatgaggaggag GAGGTGGAGCCGAGCGCAGGCCGGACAGGCACGGTGAACAGCGTTGGCAGCAACCAGTCCATCCCCAGCATGTCGATCAGCGCCAGCTCCCAGAGCAGCTCCGTCAACAGCCTGCCCGATGCCACCGAGGACAACAAGAGTGAACTGGAACTGTTGGAGGGAGACCACACCGTCATGTCCAACAGCTCTGTCATACACCTCAAACCG gaggaggagagttaTCAGGAGGACCCGGAGCCTCCTAGCCAGCCGACTGAAGCACAGTCGCCACCTGCACAGACCCCTCGCCGCCACTACCGCAACAGAGAGCACTTTGCCACCATCCGCACGGCCTCGCTG gtgaCGCGGCAGATCCAGGAGCACGAGCAGGACTGGGAGCTGCGCGAGCAGATGTCCGGCTACAAGCGCATGCGGCGGCAGCACCAGAAGCAGCTGCTGGCCCTGGAGAACAAGCTGAAGGCCGAGATGGACGAGCACAGGCTCCGCCTGGACAAGGAGCTGGAGAACCAGAGGAGCAACTTTACCACAGACATGGACAAGCTGGTGAAGAAGCACCAGGCATCCATGGAGAAAGAT GCCAAGACCTTCACCAACGATGAGAAGAAATTCCAGCAGCACATCCAGAGCCAGCAGAAGAAGGAGCTCAGCAGCTTCCTGGAGTCTCAGAAACGCGAGTACAAACTGCGCAAGGAGCAGCTCAAAGAG GAGCTAAATGAGAACCAGTCTACGCCAAAGAaggagaagcaggagtggcTGTCCAAGCAGAAGGAGAACTTCCAGCACTTCCAGGCCGAGGAGGAGGCCAACCTTCTGCGCCGGCAGCGCCAGTACCTGGAGCTGGAGTGCCGCAGGTACAAGCGTCGCATCCTCATTAACCGGCACAACGTGGAGCAGGACCTGGTCAGAGAG GAGCTGAACAAGCGTCAGACGCAGAAGGACCTGGAGCACGCCATGCTGCTGCGCCACCACGAGTCCATGCAGGAGCTGGAGTTCCGCCACCTGAGCACCATCCAGAAGACACGGGCGGAGCTCATCCGCCTGCAGCACCAGACCGAGCTCACCAACCAGATGGAGTACAACAAGCGCAGGGAGCGGGAGCTGAGGCGCAAGCACGTGATGGAGGTCCGCCAGCAGCCTAAGAGTCTAAAG TCCAAAGAGCTCCAGATCAAGAAGCAGTTCCAGGACACGTGCAAGATCCAGACACGGCAGTACAAGGCCCTGCGGAACCACCTGCTGGAGAACACGCCCAAGGCGGAGCACAAGACAATGCTGAAGAGGCTGAAGGAGGAGCAGACGCGCAAGCTGGCCATCCTGGCCGAGCAGTACGACCACTCCATCAACGACATGCTGTCCACACAGGct ttgcGGCTGGACGAGGCCCAGGAAGGCGAGTGTAAGGTCTTGCGaatgcagctgcagcaggagctggagttgttgaatgCCTATCAGAGTAAGATCAAGATGCAAACAGAGGCACAGCAGGATCGGGAACGAAGGGAGCTCGAGCAGAGAGTGTCCCTACGCAGGGCCTTGCTGGAGCAGAag ATTGAGGAGGAGATGCTGGCCTTGCAGAACGAGCGCTCCGAGCGCATCCGCAGCCTGCTGGAGAGGCAGGCGCGAGAGATCGAGACCTTTGACTCAGAGAGCATGCGCCTGGGCTTCAGCAACATGGTGCTGGCCAACATTGCGCCCGAGGCCCTGAGCCACAGCTACCCTGGGGCACCGGCCAGCTGGACCCCCCAGTCCACACCACCCCACTCTGCCCCTACCCCAGGCGCTCACTGGAGCAGAAGCTCGGGCTCCGGCCACCACTACAACTCCAGTCTGGGAGGGGCACCCAGCCAACAGGCCTGGGCCCCGGCTGTCCCCAGTGTGGGGCCTCCCCAGTGGACCAATCCGTCCACGGGCCCCATGCCAAAGGGTGGCGGGGGTGTGGGTATGCGGAACAGCCCACAGGCCCTCCAGAGGACCACCTCAGGGGGGCACAGCGAGCAGAGCATGAGTAGGAGCACCAGCATCGGCTCTCAGATATCTAATGGCTCCCACCTGTCCTACACATAG
- the taok1a gene encoding serine/threonine-protein kinase TAO1 isoform X2 gives MLPKRTHCLAGNGVLSGLCLGCLGSAQKALTRNRNSSNYPRCFTGACVPSLPQHDSQPPSWISEAKHLPSTLLEPQYQLQDIKAGNILLTEPGQVKLADFGSASIVSPANSFVGTPYWMAPEVILAMDEGQYDGKVDIWSLGITCIELAERKPPLFNMNAMSALYHIAQNESPTLQSSEWTDYFRNFVDSCLQKLPQDRPSSEELLQHAFLLRQRAESVLMDLIQRTKDVVRELDNLQYRKMKKIFFQEAHNGPTAEVVDEEEEVEPSAGRTGTVNSVGSNQSIPSMSISASSQSSSVNSLPDATEDNKSELELLEGDHTVMSNSSVIHLKPEEESYQEDPEPPSQPTEAQSPPAQTPRRHYRNREHFATIRTASLVTRQIQEHEQDWELREQMSGYKRMRRQHQKQLLALENKLKAEMDEHRLRLDKELENQRSNFTTDMDKLVKKHQASMEKDAKTFTNDEKKFQQHIQSQQKKELSSFLESQKREYKLRKEQLKEELNENQSTPKKEKQEWLSKQKENFQHFQAEEEANLLRRQRQYLELECRRYKRRILINRHNVEQDLVREELNKRQTQKDLEHAMLLRHHESMQELEFRHLSTIQKTRAELIRLQHQTELTNQMEYNKRRERELRRKHVMEVRQQPKSLKSKELQIKKQFQDTCKIQTRQYKALRNHLLENTPKAEHKTMLKRLKEEQTRKLAILAEQYDHSINDMLSTQALRLDEAQEGECKVLRMQLQQELELLNAYQSKIKMQTEAQQDRERRELEQRVSLRRALLEQKIEEEMLALQNERSERIRSLLERQAREIETFDSESMRLGFSNMVLANIAPEALSHSYPGAPASWTPQSTPPHSAPTPGAHWSRSSGSGHHYNSSLGGAPSQQAWAPAVPSVGPPQWTNPSTGPMPKGGGGVGMRNSPQALQRTTSGGHSEQSMSRSTSIGSQISNGSHLSYT, from the exons ATGCTACCTAAGAGAACACACTGCCTGG CTGGTAATGGAGTATTGTCTGGGCTCTGCCTCGGATGTCTTGGAAG TGCACAAAAAGCCCTTACAAGAAATAGAAATAGCAGCAATTACCCACGGTGCTTTACAGGGGCTTGCGTACCTTCACTCCCACAACATGATTCACAG cCCCCCAGCTGGATTTCAGAGGCTAAACATCTGCCATCCACTCTGCTGGAACCGCAGTACCAACTGCA AGACATCAAGGCTGGGAATATCCTCCTGACCGAGCCTGGCCAAGTGAAGCTGGCTGACTTTGGCTCTGCCTCCATCGTTTCTCCCGCCAACTCTTTTGTGGGAACTCCGTACTG GATGGCCCCGGAGGTCATCTTGGCTATGGATGAGGGTCAGTACGATGGCAAAGTTGACATCTGGTCCTTGGGTATAACATGTATTGAATTGG CGGAAAGAAAACCTCCTCTCTTCAACATGAATGCAATGAGTGCCTTATACCATATAGCACAGAATGAGAGCCCGACCCTGCAGTCAAGTGAATG GACGGATTACTTTAGAAACTTTGTGGACTCCTGTCTTCAGAAATTGCCCCAGGACCGTCCTAGCTCTGAGGAACTGTTGCAA CATGCCTTTCTGCTGCGTCAGCGGGCGGAGTCCGTGCTCATGGACCTGATCCAGCGCACCAAAGATGTTGTCAGAGAGCTGGACAACCTTCAGTACCGCAAGATGAAGAAGATCTTCTTCCAGGAGGCTCATAATGGGCCCACAGCAGAGGtggtggatgaggaggag GAGGTGGAGCCGAGCGCAGGCCGGACAGGCACGGTGAACAGCGTTGGCAGCAACCAGTCCATCCCCAGCATGTCGATCAGCGCCAGCTCCCAGAGCAGCTCCGTCAACAGCCTGCCCGATGCCACCGAGGACAACAAGAGTGAACTGGAACTGTTGGAGGGAGACCACACCGTCATGTCCAACAGCTCTGTCATACACCTCAAACCG gaggaggagagttaTCAGGAGGACCCGGAGCCTCCTAGCCAGCCGACTGAAGCACAGTCGCCACCTGCACAGACCCCTCGCCGCCACTACCGCAACAGAGAGCACTTTGCCACCATCCGCACGGCCTCGCTG gtgaCGCGGCAGATCCAGGAGCACGAGCAGGACTGGGAGCTGCGCGAGCAGATGTCCGGCTACAAGCGCATGCGGCGGCAGCACCAGAAGCAGCTGCTGGCCCTGGAGAACAAGCTGAAGGCCGAGATGGACGAGCACAGGCTCCGCCTGGACAAGGAGCTGGAGAACCAGAGGAGCAACTTTACCACAGACATGGACAAGCTGGTGAAGAAGCACCAGGCATCCATGGAGAAAGAT GCCAAGACCTTCACCAACGATGAGAAGAAATTCCAGCAGCACATCCAGAGCCAGCAGAAGAAGGAGCTCAGCAGCTTCCTGGAGTCTCAGAAACGCGAGTACAAACTGCGCAAGGAGCAGCTCAAAGAG GAGCTAAATGAGAACCAGTCTACGCCAAAGAaggagaagcaggagtggcTGTCCAAGCAGAAGGAGAACTTCCAGCACTTCCAGGCCGAGGAGGAGGCCAACCTTCTGCGCCGGCAGCGCCAGTACCTGGAGCTGGAGTGCCGCAGGTACAAGCGTCGCATCCTCATTAACCGGCACAACGTGGAGCAGGACCTGGTCAGAGAG GAGCTGAACAAGCGTCAGACGCAGAAGGACCTGGAGCACGCCATGCTGCTGCGCCACCACGAGTCCATGCAGGAGCTGGAGTTCCGCCACCTGAGCACCATCCAGAAGACACGGGCGGAGCTCATCCGCCTGCAGCACCAGACCGAGCTCACCAACCAGATGGAGTACAACAAGCGCAGGGAGCGGGAGCTGAGGCGCAAGCACGTGATGGAGGTCCGCCAGCAGCCTAAGAGTCTAAAG TCCAAAGAGCTCCAGATCAAGAAGCAGTTCCAGGACACGTGCAAGATCCAGACACGGCAGTACAAGGCCCTGCGGAACCACCTGCTGGAGAACACGCCCAAGGCGGAGCACAAGACAATGCTGAAGAGGCTGAAGGAGGAGCAGACGCGCAAGCTGGCCATCCTGGCCGAGCAGTACGACCACTCCATCAACGACATGCTGTCCACACAGGct ttgcGGCTGGACGAGGCCCAGGAAGGCGAGTGTAAGGTCTTGCGaatgcagctgcagcaggagctggagttgttgaatgCCTATCAGAGTAAGATCAAGATGCAAACAGAGGCACAGCAGGATCGGGAACGAAGGGAGCTCGAGCAGAGAGTGTCCCTACGCAGGGCCTTGCTGGAGCAGAag ATTGAGGAGGAGATGCTGGCCTTGCAGAACGAGCGCTCCGAGCGCATCCGCAGCCTGCTGGAGAGGCAGGCGCGAGAGATCGAGACCTTTGACTCAGAGAGCATGCGCCTGGGCTTCAGCAACATGGTGCTGGCCAACATTGCGCCCGAGGCCCTGAGCCACAGCTACCCTGGGGCACCGGCCAGCTGGACCCCCCAGTCCACACCACCCCACTCTGCCCCTACCCCAGGCGCTCACTGGAGCAGAAGCTCGGGCTCCGGCCACCACTACAACTCCAGTCTGGGAGGGGCACCCAGCCAACAGGCCTGGGCCCCGGCTGTCCCCAGTGTGGGGCCTCCCCAGTGGACCAATCCGTCCACGGGCCCCATGCCAAAGGGTGGCGGGGGTGTGGGTATGCGGAACAGCCCACAGGCCCTCCAGAGGACCACCTCAGGGGGGCACAGCGAGCAGAGCATGAGTAGGAGCACCAGCATCGGCTCTCAGATATCTAATGGCTCCCACCTGTCCTACACATAG
- the tp53i13 gene encoding tumor protein p53-inducible protein 13 isoform X1, with protein sequence MRFKVATLSCGFVWLSLIKCCQPKQSEVCDNAKTKLETDLPRSGELGCPEPWPRSSWRLPDISTKYPLQPAEHVCMDMQITYNHTIPSSGAHRPIGARSGEYLYCPPQRWLNNLKDGAIVLLYHPCVSEAARRHLALVANSCLPHYVLTAHPQLSQQRPFALVSWGHTLELSHITTAGVCEWLLTASVLNHTTGTQRTKYSLYMATATSVDGALRATIKPAGQGSKTKSLKSLRACCVEVLSAYEHTAQQTRRSRAANQLRKAQVKPSESPKHNISESQNPNPTQLQPLTTTDDSHTPSASPHGGHASDWHGGRATNATPTGGKEPPQSHGRDEAERVNVTRRPESPTDWKSRRENAGNVRKHRVKTDVKEPSAIGGPATVTPAGERPPPGQSRHNQRNDEAVWAAAALGFLLVLLTLSVLHTRLYRNWRVPGSLYWHEAQQDYESVADIIRRRLRMVGRRKRKVSQGRRQECPLLPDSGTDNESD encoded by the exons ATGAGGTTCAAAGTGGCGACCTTGTCCTGTGGATTTGTGTGGCTCTCCCTGATAAAGTGTTGCCAACCGAAACAAAGTGAAGTGTGCGACAATGCCAAG ACAAAGCTGGAGACAGACCTACCTCGGTCCGGTGAGCTCGGGTGTCCGGAGCCGTGGCCACGTTCATCATGG AGACTCCCTGATATTTCCACAAAATATCCCCTGCAG CCAGCTGAGCATGTCTGCATGGATATGCAGATCACATACAACCACACCATCCCCAGCAG TGGAGCTCATAGGCCTATAGGAGCAAGGAGTGGAGAGTACTTGTACTGCCCCCCTCAGCGCTGGCTAAACAACCTGAAG GATGGCGCCATAGTGCTCCTTTATCACCCTTGTGTGTCGGAGGCCGCTCGCAGGCATCTGGCGTTGGTAGCTAACTCCTGCCTGCCTCACTACGTCCTTACGGCTCACCCCCAGCTCAGCCAGCAGAGA CCCTTTGCCTTGGTGTCCTGGGGTCATACGCTAGAGTTGTCCCACATCACCACAGCAGGAGTATGTGAGTGGTTGCTTACAGCTTCTGTCCTGAATCACACTACGGGGACCCAGAGAACAAAGTACAGCCTGTATATGGCAACGGCAACGTCTGTGGACGGGGCCCTGCGTGCTACTATAAAACCCGCAGGCCAAGGATCCAAAACAAAGTCGCTAAAG TCCCTGAGAGCGTGCTGTGTGGAGGTTCTGTCTGCATAtgagcacacagcacagcagaccaggaggagcagagcagcCAACCAGCTCAGGAAAGCTCAGGTGAAACCCTCTGAAAGCCCCAAGCATAACATCTCAGAGTCCCAAAATCCAAACCCGACCCAGTTGCAACCACTGACTACCACCGATGACAGCCATACGCCCTCAGCCAGCCCCCACGGTGGGCACGCCTCCGACTGGCATGGAGGGCGAGCTACGAATGCAACACCTACAGGGGGCAAGGAGCCACCCCAGAGCCACGGCAGGGACGAGGCGGAGCGGGTGAACGTGACTAGGAGGCCCGAGTCGCCGACGGATTGGAAGTCCCGCAGGGAGAACGCGGGGAACGTCCGAAAGCACCGCGTTAAGACTGATGTGAAGGAGCCAAGTGCCATAGGCGGTCCGGCCACCGTGACTCCAGCAGGGGAGAGGCCTCCACCGGGGCAGAGCAGGCACAACCAGCGCAACGACGAGGCAGTGTGGGCTGCGGCCGCGCTGGGCTTCCTCCTGGTGCTCCTCACACTCTCGGTGCTCCACACACGCCTCTACCGCAACTGGCGCGTGCCGGGTAGCCTGTACTGGCACGAGGCGCAGCAGGACTACGAAAGCGTGGCAG ACATTATTCGCAGGAGGCTGAGGATGGTGGGACggaggaaaagaaaagtcaGCCAGGGCAGGAGGCAGGAGTGCCCCCTGCTGCCTGACTCTGGCACTGACAACGAGTCTGActga
- the tp53i13 gene encoding tumor protein p53-inducible protein 13 isoform X2 gives MLSITEPAEHVCMDMQITYNHTIPSSGAHRPIGARSGEYLYCPPQRWLNNLKDGAIVLLYHPCVSEAARRHLALVANSCLPHYVLTAHPQLSQQRPFALVSWGHTLELSHITTAGVCEWLLTASVLNHTTGTQRTKYSLYMATATSVDGALRATIKPAGQGSKTKSLKSLRACCVEVLSAYEHTAQQTRRSRAANQLRKAQVKPSESPKHNISESQNPNPTQLQPLTTTDDSHTPSASPHGGHASDWHGGRATNATPTGGKEPPQSHGRDEAERVNVTRRPESPTDWKSRRENAGNVRKHRVKTDVKEPSAIGGPATVTPAGERPPPGQSRHNQRNDEAVWAAAALGFLLVLLTLSVLHTRLYRNWRVPGSLYWHEAQQDYESVADIIRRRLRMVGRRKRKVSQGRRQECPLLPDSGTDNESD, from the exons ATGCTGAGCATAACAGAG CCAGCTGAGCATGTCTGCATGGATATGCAGATCACATACAACCACACCATCCCCAGCAG TGGAGCTCATAGGCCTATAGGAGCAAGGAGTGGAGAGTACTTGTACTGCCCCCCTCAGCGCTGGCTAAACAACCTGAAG GATGGCGCCATAGTGCTCCTTTATCACCCTTGTGTGTCGGAGGCCGCTCGCAGGCATCTGGCGTTGGTAGCTAACTCCTGCCTGCCTCACTACGTCCTTACGGCTCACCCCCAGCTCAGCCAGCAGAGA CCCTTTGCCTTGGTGTCCTGGGGTCATACGCTAGAGTTGTCCCACATCACCACAGCAGGAGTATGTGAGTGGTTGCTTACAGCTTCTGTCCTGAATCACACTACGGGGACCCAGAGAACAAAGTACAGCCTGTATATGGCAACGGCAACGTCTGTGGACGGGGCCCTGCGTGCTACTATAAAACCCGCAGGCCAAGGATCCAAAACAAAGTCGCTAAAG TCCCTGAGAGCGTGCTGTGTGGAGGTTCTGTCTGCATAtgagcacacagcacagcagaccaggaggagcagagcagcCAACCAGCTCAGGAAAGCTCAGGTGAAACCCTCTGAAAGCCCCAAGCATAACATCTCAGAGTCCCAAAATCCAAACCCGACCCAGTTGCAACCACTGACTACCACCGATGACAGCCATACGCCCTCAGCCAGCCCCCACGGTGGGCACGCCTCCGACTGGCATGGAGGGCGAGCTACGAATGCAACACCTACAGGGGGCAAGGAGCCACCCCAGAGCCACGGCAGGGACGAGGCGGAGCGGGTGAACGTGACTAGGAGGCCCGAGTCGCCGACGGATTGGAAGTCCCGCAGGGAGAACGCGGGGAACGTCCGAAAGCACCGCGTTAAGACTGATGTGAAGGAGCCAAGTGCCATAGGCGGTCCGGCCACCGTGACTCCAGCAGGGGAGAGGCCTCCACCGGGGCAGAGCAGGCACAACCAGCGCAACGACGAGGCAGTGTGGGCTGCGGCCGCGCTGGGCTTCCTCCTGGTGCTCCTCACACTCTCGGTGCTCCACACACGCCTCTACCGCAACTGGCGCGTGCCGGGTAGCCTGTACTGGCACGAGGCGCAGCAGGACTACGAAAGCGTGGCAG ACATTATTCGCAGGAGGCTGAGGATGGTGGGACggaggaaaagaaaagtcaGCCAGGGCAGGAGGCAGGAGTGCCCCCTGCTGCCTGACTCTGGCACTGACAACGAGTCTGActga